Proteins encoded by one window of Lathyrus oleraceus cultivar Zhongwan6 chromosome 1, CAAS_Psat_ZW6_1.0, whole genome shotgun sequence:
- the LOC127078944 gene encoding protein DMP2 — protein sequence MIETSQQKLTKLDKAKKKRKMSEIRASASKTSTNKGATTMRGKTFSGVGNLVKLLPTGTVFLFQFLSPVVSNTGHCTTINKYLSGILLVICGFNCAFTSFTDSYTGSDGQTHYGIVTAKGLWPSPASEGVDLSVYKLRFGDFVHALVSLIVFAVLGLLDTNIVRCFYPEFELGEKMLMQVLPPVIGMVSGTVFMIFPSYRHGIGYPTSSDTNDTSQKST from the coding sequence ATGATAGAAACATCACAACAAAAACTCACAAAATTAGACAAAgctaaaaaaaagagaaaaatgagTGAAATTAGAGCCTCAGCCTCAAAAACAAGCACCAACAAAGGTGCTACTACTATGAGAGGGAAAACATTCTCTGGAGTAGGAAACCTCGTTAAGCTTCTTCCGACCGGCACTGTCTTCTTGTTCCAGTTTCTCAGTCCAGTTGTAAGCAACACCGGACACTGCACCACCATCAACAAATACCTAAGCGGTATTCTCCTTGTTATTTGTGGTTTCAACTGTGCTTTTACTTCCTTCACCGACAGTTACACCGGAAGTGATGGGCAGACACACTACGGTATTGTTACCGCGAAGGGTCTCTGGCCATCTCCGGCGTCGGAGGGTGTTGATTTGTCGGTGTATAAGCTTAGGTTTGGAGATTTCGTGCATGCTTTGGTTTCGTTGATTGTGTTTGCTGTGTTGGGGCTgctagatacaaatattgtgcgGTGCTTCTACCCGGAGTTTGAGCTTGGTGAGAAGATGCTGATGCAGGTTTTGCCACCTGTTATTGGTATGGTTTCTGGTACAGTGTTCATGATATTTCCTAGTTATCGACATGGAATTGGATACCCTACTAGTTCTGATACTAATGACACCTCTCAAAAGTCTACATAG